One Longimicrobium sp. genomic region harbors:
- a CDS encoding histidine phosphatase family protein encodes MRIFSLIPLALATLAACAPASPAGSSPAPSAAAQDSTVIVLVRHAEKAGAAGEADPLLSATGEARARALAEALRTSRVDEIIVTQYRRTGATAAPTASALGIVPDTFSTRAPDHPAAVAAAARAHRGKTVLVVGHSNSVPAIITALGAGPMANLCEAEYSHLFVVVLKDGASPRLERRTYGAPDPPGASNCPR; translated from the coding sequence ATGCGCATCTTTTCGCTGATCCCACTCGCGCTCGCCACGCTGGCCGCCTGCGCGCCCGCGTCGCCGGCCGGATCGTCCCCCGCTCCGTCGGCCGCCGCGCAGGACTCCACCGTGATCGTGCTGGTGCGCCACGCCGAAAAGGCCGGTGCGGCGGGGGAAGCCGATCCGCTGCTGAGCGCGACGGGCGAGGCCAGGGCGCGCGCCCTTGCCGAGGCGCTCCGCACGAGTCGCGTCGACGAGATCATCGTCACGCAGTACCGGCGCACGGGGGCCACCGCCGCCCCGACCGCGTCCGCGCTGGGCATCGTTCCCGACACGTTCAGCACCCGCGCACCGGATCACCCCGCGGCCGTCGCCGCGGCGGCCCGGGCCCACCGGGGCAAGACGGTTCTCGTTGTGGGGCACAGCAACTCCGTTCCGGCGATCATCACGGCCTTGGGCGCGGGGCCCATGGCGAACCTGTGCGAGGCGGAGTACTCCCACCTGTTCGTCGTGGTGCTCAAGGACGGCGCTTCGCCGCGCCTGGAGCGGCGCACCTACGGCGCGCCCGACCCTCCCGGCGCGTCGAACTGCCCTCGGTAG
- a CDS encoding PaaI family thioesterase, with the protein MPRAPEPGFEDRVRESFARQRLMETLGARLVRVAAGEVDVELDVRDEVGQQHGFVHAGAVASILDSAAGFAAYTLMPADAGVLSVEFKVNLLAPARGEVIVARGRVVRAGRTISVVTADAFGVEGGRETHVATFTGTMMTIQGRPGVAG; encoded by the coding sequence ATGCCCCGCGCCCCGGAACCCGGCTTCGAAGACCGCGTCCGCGAAAGCTTCGCCCGCCAGCGGCTGATGGAAACGCTGGGCGCGCGGCTGGTGCGCGTGGCGGCGGGCGAGGTGGACGTAGAGCTGGACGTTCGCGATGAGGTGGGCCAGCAGCACGGCTTCGTGCACGCCGGCGCCGTGGCCTCCATCCTGGACAGCGCCGCCGGGTTCGCCGCCTACACGCTGATGCCGGCCGATGCGGGCGTGCTGAGCGTGGAGTTCAAGGTGAACCTGCTGGCCCCCGCGCGCGGCGAGGTGATCGTGGCCCGGGGGCGGGTGGTGCGCGCCGGGCGCACGATCAGCGTGGTGACGGCGGATGCGTTCGGCGTCGAGGGCGGACGCGAGACCCACGTCGCTACCTTCACGGGCACCATGATGACCATCCAGGGCCGGCCAGGCGTCGCGGGCTGA